From a region of the Phaseolus vulgaris cultivar G19833 chromosome 6, P. vulgaris v2.0, whole genome shotgun sequence genome:
- the LOC137832285 gene encoding guanylate kinase 3, chloroplastic yields the protein MWMSSGIYSECSMLRRLLCTTVPRLPIISSNQKPKPHILNSLTQKPLSNAIKSFSSSKMGDARRPLSVPIPTLEKSERADLLRALEASLGSPFSSDPLSSNPNPLIIVISGPSGVGKDTLIARLREARRGLHFVVTATTRPRRPSEVDGKDYLFISKEEFLGMVEREELLEYALVYGDYKGVPKQQIRDCLAKGCDVVLRVDIQGAATLRKALGKSAVFVFVAAESEMDLVERLVDRKTETAESLLVRIGTAREEMKHVKHFDYVVVNAKGKLDNAVKLMESIIDAEKARVSQRTPLI from the coding sequence ATGTGGATGAGCAGTGGTATTTACAGCGAGTGCTCGATGCTTCGCAGGCTCCTGTGCACAACTGTTCCTCGTCTTCCAATAATCTCATCAAATCAAAAACCAAAACCTCACATTCTCAATTCCCTCACCCAAAAACCCCTTTCAAACGCCATCAAATCGTTCTCTTCTTCCAAAATGGGGGACGCTCGCAGACCCTTATCCGTTCCCATCCCCACCTTGGAAAAATCTGAACGCGCCGACCTCCTCCGCGCCCTGGAAGCTTCCCTAGGCTCCCCCTTCAGCTCCGACCCTCTCTCTTCCAATCCCAATCCTCTCATCATCGTCATCAGCGGCCCCAGCGGCGTCGGCAAAGACACCCTTATTGCGCGCCTCCGCGAGGCCCGCCGCGGTCTCCACTTCGTCGTCACTGCCACCACCCGCCCGCGCCGCCCCTCCGAGGTCGACGGCAAGGACTACCTCTTCATTTCGAAGGAGGAGTTTCTGGGGATGGTGGAGCGGGAGGAGCTGCTCGAGTACGCCCTCGTCTACGGGGACTACAAGGGCGTCCCCAAGCAGCAGATTCGCGACTGCCTCGCCAAGGGCTGCGACGTCGTTCTTAGGGTCGACATTCAGGGCGCCGCCACGCTGAGGAAGGCGCTCGGGAAGTCGGCGGTATTTGTGTTCGTGGCGGCGGAGAGTGAGATGGATCTAGTGGAGAGGCTCGTGGACCGGAAGACGGAGACGGCGGAGTCGCTACTGGTAAGGATCGGCACTGCGAGAGAGGAGATGAAGCACGTTAAGCATTTTGATTATGTTGTGGTGAATGCGAAGGGGAAGCTGGATAATGCGGTGAAGTTGATGGAGTCTATTATTGATGCCGAgaaagctagggtttcgcaaCGGACTCCTCTCATATAA